GGCCACATCTTGCGTCACGAAGGGTGAGTTTCAGTACCGGCTGGTGTTTTGGCTTTGGTTAGTTAGGTCCCTTGTCAGTCAGGGCCATACCCTTACTGATTGGCCAGTACTTCCTGGGCCCAAACCGTGGAAACTCTGCTGTAATTGGCCGAGCTTGAGCGTGGGGCGGGTGTTTGGAAAGGGGCTGGTGGTCCTGGATTGTGGTGTCTCCTTCGGTTATGGAGGCGGATGACCCAGCTGCTAGCCTGAGGCCCGCGTCCTCAATCCGCGAAAACATGCAGGTGGAGGcaaagaagttgaaaaagaaCCCGCGCGGGGGGAGGGAAGTAATCCCTGCCGTGTCGAGTTCAAGTTGGCAACTTTCTCAGAGACCTGTGTTGGCGGTCGGGGATGGTCTGTCGTTCTCCTTCAGTGAGGACCACCAAGATTGGAGAGGACTAACGGGCgccgtggcgcacgcctgtcattcCAGCGACTCGGGAGGATCCACGCCGGTCTCAGCACCTTGGCGAGGCCCTAatcagtttagcaagaccctgccccaaaatgaaaaataaaaaggactgaggatgtggatGGTTAAgcggccctgggtttaattcaaGGAATAGGACTAGGTTAAACCTAGAAAAAACGCTAACAGAGTCTTGACAAGAAAAGACTGTTCCTCCAGATTTCCAAGGCAATGGGACTGGGCCACCTTGATGATTGTGTGATGAAAACACGAGCGCTGGGGTTTGTATTTTCACTTATGATATTTAGTGTTGGGCTCAAAGATTCATGAAATACACTTGGTGTTATAGCTAAGGGAAAATCCTCTAAAAAGAGCCACACATTGACTccaggttcttttaaaaaaaagtcagtaaAGAGGAGCAGGGCACACAAAAGCAAGAAGATGACAACAGTGAGAGCCCCTGAAAGGCTTTTGGTCTCTCTGCATTCCCCAACTTCATCACTTGCCCCACTAAGATaggcattgttttctttttctttctttttttttttttttttttaatgaaaactgaCAAATAAGTACTAGTGAACCCACTGTTTCTTAATTTTCCTGAGGTTAAAAACTGTTTTCATCTGTAACTATGACCTTCCTACcacaatatttgaagaaatgttgAAGCAATGCTGGGCCATTACTCAGGGGAAATCTTTGGAGAAAGCCACATAGCTAAGCCTCCTTCGTAGGGAGATTTACCAGATGGGTTTCTTTGACTCTAAATAAGGAGAGAACATCTCAGAAGACTTATCTCCTTTGATTTCCCATTGGGTCTGCAGGACAGCCTACGGAACCCTCCTACTTATCTTGTATCACCAAATGCTCCCTCCagcttttttctctttgtctttcctttCTGTGCTGAGTGAGCTATGGCTCACTCTTATTCAAGTATTGTATTTATACATTACCTTTAACCCAGTACTCACAGGTCACTGGGTTGGTTTCTTGGATGTAGTGTGAGAAGTAGCTTGTCTTCTCACAATACAGTCATCTTAAGCTTTAGTGGTTTGAACAAAAGTCTAGCTTTAAGAGCAGAGTACAGATAGCTTGTTTATACCTGGGTGGATCTCCAGGAAAAGTTGATGGTAAATGGTTATCAGATATTGGAAGCAGTTGTTTCTTGATCTATAATTTTACTTcactcatttgttttctttaggaCACGCAAGAGAAAGAAGGTATTCTCCCTGAGAGAGCTGAGGAGGCAAAGCTAAAGGCCAAATATCCAAGTCTAGGACAAAAACCTGGAGGCTCTGACTTCCTCATGAAGAGACTTCAAAAAGGGGTACGGAGCACAATCTCTTAACCCTCTTTCTTTGGACCAAAAAGGAGTTCTACGGATGATGTCTACAGAGGTTCTATTGGTTGGGGGGCAATTGAGAAGATAGGAATTAGAAACTTCAAAAGAGAGCtactgcagtgacacacacctataatcgcagtgactcaggaggctgaggcagaaggattgcaagctcgaggccagcctcagcaacttagcgagcccctgtctcaaaataaaaaataaagagggctgggaacgTGACTCATTGGTAAAGCACACATGGATAAAAcccccagtaccagaaagaaaagaaacttcaaaagaggaaaaaaagtatatattgtaCATCCCTGATATAGTATCAGTACCCTTCTGGTCTCCCTCAATTAAGGCTTAAAGTAGTGACATTTGGGTATGTGGAAGAACAAGGGAATGAGGGAAGGATGCTCATAGAGACTGAAAATGCAGACTAGCCCAAGGCATTTGCATGTTTAAATGGTAGAGGTTTTAGGGCTGTGTTTTTTAGGGTTCAGAAATAAATTTGGGGGTATATTATTTCAGAGAAAGATCAAGCCATCTGTCATATAGAAATCAACTTGAAATGATTAGTCAGTTTGTTCATAGACCCTTAAAGTTAGCACCAGCCATCAACTATAATCCCTTAAGAAACTTATTTTTCCTGTTCCAAGTGGTCTTTCTCACAAAGGGAAAATCTACCTTCATAACCATCTAGCTCCTAACCAGATTTCTTAACCCATAGAGGTACCTTAAGCTGCTGAGGAATTATAAGACATTATACGAGAGTGTGCTTCTCTGGATGACATGGAAAGCGAAACACATCCCTGTGGAGAATCCCAATTATTGAGTCTTAGTCACAGATGATAATGTGATGCTGATTTGCGGTTTACCTCAGTGTAGGCATGACAGGCGTAGGCAGGCTGTCGCAGCCATGGAACATGTGTGGGAGTGGGGAGTGGTGGAAATCAGAGATAAAACACATTATCCTCACCAGCAAGCCCAGTTTCTAATCCTGGTTTACGAgaataatttttatcttgagGTTGATCTACTGCTAATTACTGAGACCAACCCAGATTGACCCCTTTATTCatcttattcatttctttttagcaccaCATTATTGCTTTGCACTTAGTAAAGTCCTCAGTCAGCCTTTATGAATGAAGAAAGTTATTTGGGTTAAACCATCCTGTACTAAGTAAGGTTCAAAGGATGTAGGACTGTCCCTCAGCTCTAAAAATGCATATTCTTGCTGGGAACCTGCTTATATACCTGAAAAAGAACATACTGGGGAGAAGACATAGGcacatgttgttgttttttgttttttttttttagttgtagttggatacaatacctttatttattttttatgaggtgctgaggatcaaattcagggcctcacatgtgctaggcaagtgctctaccacaaccccagccctgtacatGTTATTAATATTAAACTGTGTATAcatgagaaatttaagaaatctGAGTGTGGATGGGAGTTTATAATGGATGGAAGATGTGAATCTTCTTGCTTTTGAGAAATGCCAGAACTCCTTACTCACCTAAACCTTCCTCTTGTTTCTTAGCAAAAGTACTTTGACTCAGGAGACTACAACATGGCCAAAGCCAAGATGAAGAATAAGCAGCTGCCGAGTGCAGGACCAGACAAGAACCTGGTGACTGGtgaccacatccccaccccacagGATCTGCCCCAGAGAAAGTCCTCACTCGTCACCAGCAAGCTTGCGGGGTAACCTGGgacccctttcctccccttcctcacCCTCTGGACTCTTATATATTGTAGGCAGGGATGGAATGGGCACATAGTCACATCTTCTCAGCGTGCTAGCTAGGAAGGACTTGAGATTCTGCTGGGGGATACTGAGAAGGTAATGTAGGTTGAAGAGGGGCTCTGAGTTTGTTTCTTAGTGGCTGAGACTTCCATACCCTCACTGTAGCCCAGGTAGGTGCCCAGAAATAGGAAAGACTAGGATTGGATAATGCTGCATACTTTGTCTTTTGTGAGAAACTGGAAAGAgatgatttctcctttttaaaagagaatgtCTCCAGATTGGGAATAATGTGGCAGGTTTAACATCCTAAGACTAACCTGACATAGTTGGGAAAGGTAGATTGAGACATGTTTTCTGTGCTTCTAAGTGTTTTGTCCCGTTAGGCTGCTATTGCTTCATGTTTTCATTATGGGAGGTTTAGAGAACCCGCAAAAAGGAAAACCGATTTGCTTGCCTAAGACTATAGTGCCCACTTAACCTCCTTTATTTAGTATCTCTTACAGTTTGTCCTGGCTTGCAAATGATGTAAACTTTGATGAACATTTCTGATGGAAAATGGGCACCTACTCTCTCTCTTCCAGAATGTTACTTTTGAAAGTTTTGTTGAATAGTGGATCTAAGAGCACTGATTCAGGAGTTAAGAGATGTTTGGATTCTAGTTCGACTCAGTGTTGGCAGACTGTTGTATAACTTGGTAACGTTATTCAGCCTCTCAGcatttctgtttcctcatctgtaaaatagttaAATATGTATAAGACTGATTTGATCCTAAAATTCTGTATCTGCCAGCAGAAAAACTTTGTGCTAGTTCATCATAAAACCAAAAGTGAGAAAGGCCCATGGGTGAACCTCTGCTTTGTATTACTGGGAAAATACTACAGAGGGGAATTAACTATTCAGGGCTACATGAAAAGGAAGTTTGAGATTTGAGGGCTTTATTCAGGCAACAGAAACTTACAGGTATTATGGTTTTGAGGGTCAAGAAAAAAACATAAGACGCTAGCCAGCGAAGATTTTTACCTCTATTCCACCCACTTTCCCTGCCTACTCTGGGTCTTAGCTGCTAAAAAGCTGCTCTGGCAGAGTTGGAGGGCCTGAAGAAACATGCTCAGTCAAGCCCATTTGAAAACCCATGTTTTTAGATGTAATTAGTTGCCAGGTGCATTattagggagagagaaagaagggataaACTGAGCTAGCCCCTCCCCCAGAACTCAGTTCTACTGCAGGACTGGGGCAGCAGCTTCTTAGGAGTTCGTTCACCCAGGAAGCTGGGAAAATCTGCCTTTCTAGAGCTCAGTAACCCAGCTTTTGTGTGATAAGGAGAGGTAGCAGTACTGATTCAGGAACAGGTGTAAGGTGCATGGTGACAGCATGTTCAATCTGGTTATTAACAGCTTGGCCTGAATCTTACTGAATGCAACCTGCTAGTTATGACAAAGAGGGTCAGGCTGAGAACCAACTGTTCAAGAAAGCAGGATTCTGTAATCCTTTCTTGCCCCTTCACCTCACAAGTTCGAATATGTCAGACATTTGGCCTGTTGAGAATAACTGTGAACTTGCTGGTGTACAGGGGGGATGAGCTGGGTGTATACTACTCTCCTGACTGGCTGTTTTCTGGCTGTTATTCAGATTGGATAGGAAAAGAGGCTGGTGAGGAAGGAATGGAGAGAGCAGGATCCCTGAATTCCCTGGATCCCAAACTCCTTGACTGTCACTTgtaattgtatataatttttttgtgtttcttgCTTCATTTCCTCATGCTGTCATTCTTTAAATCTAAAGTCCATGTGGGAAGGGGAAAATGCCAAACATCATTGTATAGTTTCCTCAACTGTCCCAGCCATGTTGTACATAGATATGtcatgttattatatatataaatatatatataattttgtacgTTTTCTTCATCTCCGATCTTCTCGAAttctgtacttttttcttttctgtctgagCTGCTTTCTCTATTGGTCAGTTTGAGTCTTCAAGACTGATGTTCACAGTGAGTCTGGATTTaaggaaagaatagaaggaaTAGGGAAATCAAACAAACTTTTAGTCTTACACTCTCACTACCAGATCATCTTCAAGGTTAAGAAACTAAAAAGCTACATTTCTGTATGTGCCACCTGTTTACATAGTATGAAGTACACAGCTTCCTTAGCAAGAATGGGTCATCTCACGATCCAAATACAAATTGCTTTGGTCAAACCTAGATTATTAAATACACTCAAAACAACATGTGCCTGGTCTGACCCTGGCCTCCACACAGTCACCACCTCTTCACTGTGCTGCCTCAGGCTTCACTGCAGCTGAGTGACTGTGGCCATGCC
This sequence is a window from Marmota flaviventris isolate mMarFla1 chromosome 10, mMarFla1.hap1, whole genome shotgun sequence. Protein-coding genes within it:
- the Ensa gene encoding alpha-endosulfine, coding for MSQKLEEENPAEETGEEKQDTQEKEGILPERAEEAKLKAKYPSLGQKPGGSDFLMKRLQKGQKYFDSGDYNMAKAKMKNKQLPSAGPDKNLVTGDHIPTPQDLPQRKSSLVTSKLAGGQVE